A stretch of the Flavobacterium aquiphilum genome encodes the following:
- the thiH gene encoding 2-iminoacetate synthase ThiH → MKTFKSVFEQYDWDTIQTKIYQTTAKQVEQALAKSRRNLDDFLALISPAATTYLEQMAQECHELTKKRFGKTIQMYAPLYLSNECQNICTYCGFSLDNKIKRKTLSDSEIKLEVEALKSAGFDHVLLVTGEANYTVNINYFLNAIDQIKEQFSTISVEVQPLSTEEYQKLHEAGIYSVLVYQETYHQEVYKKYHTKGKKSNFDFRLDTPDRIGKAGIHKIGLGVLLGLEDWRTDSFFNALHLDYLQKTYWQTKYSVSFPRLRPAEGIIEPNFIMTDKDLTQLICAYRLWNEDLEISISTRENEIFRNNIIPIGVTSMSAGSKTNPGGYVVDPQSLEQFEISDERSAFEIAQIISDKGYEPVWKDWDRTFGFQNADSRF, encoded by the coding sequence ATGAAAACATTCAAATCGGTTTTTGAACAGTATGATTGGGATACCATTCAAACCAAAATATACCAAACCACCGCCAAACAGGTGGAACAGGCCCTTGCCAAAAGCAGAAGAAATCTAGACGACTTCTTGGCTTTGATTTCGCCTGCGGCTACAACTTATTTGGAACAAATGGCACAGGAATGCCATGAATTGACAAAAAAGCGTTTTGGAAAAACCATCCAAATGTATGCTCCTTTGTATTTGAGCAATGAATGCCAAAATATTTGCACTTATTGTGGATTCAGTTTAGACAATAAAATCAAGCGCAAAACATTATCTGATTCGGAGATAAAATTAGAAGTAGAAGCACTGAAATCGGCAGGTTTTGACCATGTTTTGTTGGTAACCGGCGAAGCCAATTACACCGTCAACATCAATTATTTCCTAAATGCGATTGACCAAATAAAAGAGCAATTCTCAACCATTTCGGTAGAAGTGCAGCCGCTTTCCACCGAAGAATACCAAAAATTGCATGAAGCCGGCATTTATTCGGTTTTGGTGTATCAGGAAACCTACCATCAGGAAGTCTATAAAAAATACCATACCAAAGGCAAAAAATCTAATTTTGATTTTCGTTTGGACACACCGGACCGAATTGGGAAAGCGGGAATTCACAAAATAGGCTTGGGTGTTTTATTGGGATTGGAAGATTGGCGAACAGACAGTTTTTTCAATGCCCTGCATTTGGATTATCTGCAAAAGACCTATTGGCAAACTAAATATTCGGTTTCGTTTCCAAGACTGCGTCCCGCCGAAGGAATCATCGAACCCAATTTTATTATGACCGACAAAGATTTGACACAATTGATTTGTGCTTATCGTTTATGGAATGAAGATTTAGAGATTTCAATTTCGACCCGAGAAAACGAAATTTTCAGAAACAATATCATTCCAATTGGAGTCACGAGTATGAGCGCGGGATCCAAAACCAATCCGGGTGGCTATGTTGTTGACCCACAATCTTTGGAACAATTTGAAATCAGCGACGAACGTTCCGCTTTTGAAATTGCCCAAATAATCAGCGATAAAGGATACGAACCGGTCTGGAAAGATTGGGACAGAACTTTTGGCTTTCAGAATGCAGATTCTAGATTTTAG
- a CDS encoding hydroxymethylpyrimidine/phosphomethylpyrimidine kinase, producing the protein MSANRPFVLTIAGFDPSGGAGVLADTKTFEQHKVYGFAINTGNTIQTENTFYEIQWTEIHFVLNSLEKLLENYTIKAVKIGIIPSFNYLKEIVFAVKKLSPQTKIVWDTVLKSSTEFDFLDIENQTGFIEILKEIDLITPNYDEMKKLFPEFNLLSKSPPSGIRGLLLKGGHNPNKVGVDYLYTSNGIYKYLPKTDNCYEKHGSGCVLSSAITANLALGQNLETACQNAKIYTENYLLSNTTKLGFHYV; encoded by the coding sequence ATGTCAGCAAATCGTCCATTCGTTTTAACCATTGCAGGATTCGACCCATCGGGTGGTGCAGGCGTTTTGGCCGACACCAAAACCTTTGAGCAGCACAAAGTGTATGGATTTGCCATCAACACAGGTAACACGATACAAACCGAAAATACTTTTTATGAAATTCAATGGACTGAGATACATTTCGTTTTGAATTCGTTAGAAAAACTGCTTGAGAATTACACTATCAAAGCAGTAAAAATTGGCATTATACCATCATTCAATTATTTGAAAGAGATTGTTTTTGCGGTAAAAAAACTTTCTCCACAAACAAAAATAGTCTGGGACACAGTTTTAAAATCATCAACCGAATTTGATTTTTTAGATATAGAAAACCAAACAGGTTTTATTGAAATACTGAAAGAAATCGACTTGATAACACCCAATTACGACGAAATGAAAAAACTATTTCCCGAATTTAATCTGCTTTCCAAATCCCCACCTTCTGGAATTCGGGGACTTTTGCTTAAAGGCGGTCACAATCCGAACAAAGTCGGAGTGGATTATTTATATACCTCAAACGGCATTTATAAATATTTACCGAAGACCGACAATTGCTACGAAAAACACGGTTCAGGATGTGTGCTTTCGTCGGCTATAACAGCCAATCTTGCATTAGGCCAAAATCTGGAAACAGCATGCCAAAATGCCAAAATATATACCGAAAACTACTTATTATCCAACACAACTAAACTAGGATTTCATTATGTATAA
- a CDS encoding HesA/MoeB/ThiF family protein: protein MSVVQEYLRYNRQVMLPEIGDEGQNKLKNAKVLVIGAGGLGCPILQYISTAGVGTIGIIDFDKIEIHNLHRQILYTEKQIGLSKAKTAKETLEAMNPLINIVAFEEKLTAENATQIIKNFDVIVDGCDNFATRYLVNDTCVSLEKPLVYGSILKFEGQLAVFNNKSKNLRDLFPEPPDPKDVPNCNLNGVLGTLPGIIGTMMAHETLKVIMGLPTLENELVLFSTLNWGFTKLKF, encoded by the coding sequence ATGAGTGTAGTTCAAGAATATTTAAGATATAACCGCCAAGTAATGTTACCTGAAATAGGTGACGAAGGTCAAAACAAATTAAAAAATGCCAAAGTTTTGGTCATTGGCGCTGGTGGTTTGGGTTGTCCTATTTTGCAATATATCTCAACAGCAGGCGTTGGTACCATCGGAATAATTGATTTTGATAAAATCGAAATTCACAACCTGCACCGCCAAATTTTATATACCGAAAAACAAATAGGATTAAGCAAAGCCAAAACGGCGAAAGAAACGCTGGAAGCCATGAATCCCTTGATCAACATTGTCGCTTTTGAAGAAAAACTGACAGCCGAAAACGCAACCCAAATCATAAAGAATTTTGATGTGATTGTCGATGGTTGTGATAATTTTGCCACGCGCTATTTAGTCAATGACACCTGCGTCTCCTTAGAAAAACCATTGGTTTACGGAAGTATTTTAAAATTTGAAGGACAATTGGCCGTTTTCAACAACAAATCAAAAAATCTTAGGGATTTATTTCCGGAACCACCCGATCCAAAAGATGTTCCAAATTGCAACCTGAACGGTGTGTTGGGAACATTGCCCGGAATAATTGGAACGATGATGGCTCATGAAACCTTGAAAGTGATAATGGGTTTACCAACATTAGAAAATGAATTGGTATTATTCAGTACTTTGAATTGGGGTTTTACAAAGCTTAAATTTTAA
- a CDS encoding TIR domain-containing protein, whose protein sequence is MAKDYKIFISHSWTYHSDLLGLQRLLNERGYFNVEFTEATRDVPINSENANYIKSVLRNKIAQSNVVLALAGIYASHSDWMIWEMEVAKSYGIPIIGVIPWGQQRVSAEVYTRSKIDVRWNTESIVDAIRTYAL, encoded by the coding sequence ATGGCCAAAGATTATAAAATATTTATAAGCCACTCTTGGACTTATCACAGCGATTTACTTGGATTACAAAGGCTCTTAAATGAAAGAGGCTATTTTAATGTTGAGTTTACGGAAGCCACAAGGGACGTACCTATCAATTCTGAAAATGCAAACTACATCAAATCAGTTTTAAGAAATAAAATAGCTCAATCGAATGTTGTGTTGGCATTGGCAGGAATATACGCATCACATAGTGATTGGATGATTTGGGAAATGGAAGTCGCAAAGAGTTATGGAATTCCTATTATTGGTGTAATACCGTGGGGACAACAAAGAGTTTCTGCAGAAGTATACACAAGGTCAAAAATTGATGTTAGATGGAATACTGAAAGTATAGTTGATGCTATTAGAACTTACGCTTTATAA
- a CDS encoding DUF3127 domain-containing protein, with translation MEVLGKIKVVNPEQQVSASFKKRELVVTTDEQYPQHILIEFTQDKCDLLSSYNIGEAVKVSINLRGREWVNPQGETRYFNSIQGWRIERLAAEAPAQQAPPMPAAQTFAPATNLNEEDADDLPF, from the coding sequence ATGGAAGTATTAGGGAAAATTAAAGTTGTTAATCCAGAGCAACAAGTAAGTGCGTCATTCAAAAAAAGAGAATTGGTTGTTACTACAGATGAGCAATATCCGCAACATATTTTGATTGAATTTACTCAAGATAAATGTGATTTGCTAAGCAGTTATAATATTGGTGAAGCCGTGAAGGTTTCTATCAACTTGAGAGGTAGAGAATGGGTAAATCCGCAAGGAGAAACAAGATATTTTAATAGTATCCAAGGATGGAGAATCGAAAGATTAGCTGCTGAAGCTCCTGCGCAACAAGCTCCTCCTATGCCGGCAGCACAAACTTTTGCACCAGCAACAAACCTAAACGAAGAAGACGCTGACGATTTGCCATTCTAA
- a CDS encoding TRAFs-binding domain-containing protein, producing the protein MKKICFVIMGYGKKTDPTLGKTFDLDKTYQNIIKPAVENAGFECVRGDEVLESGLIDKSMYGLLIYSDLVIADITTFNPNAIYELGVRHAAKPFSTIIMKEKDGNIPFDINHNKTFTYSHMGEDIGVTEAERCRTQLTKLITEVDKSKEVDSPLFQHIQSVKPYILPEEEYIQIIKDLADKEKTIFALVEQAKLEMLNSNFEEAAKYWKKAIEKIQDDTYFIQQLAVCTYKNKNVDENIALTDALTIINKLEPEGRTTNDPETLGVTGAIYKRLWLKNDATIEYLDRAIKYYKKGFTINSYYYTGENYALCLDFKSETTTNSDEKIYYKLEAQKTRESIIEIIEELENDDDFLKRSDLKWIYATLSNCYLALNNQALHKEYEQKFYELTNVNWEKETYEKSREHIINLKK; encoded by the coding sequence ATGAAAAAAATATGCTTTGTTATAATGGGATATGGAAAAAAAACCGACCCAACATTAGGGAAAACTTTTGATTTAGATAAAACATACCAAAACATAATCAAGCCTGCCGTTGAAAATGCTGGCTTTGAATGTGTAAGAGGTGATGAAGTTTTAGAATCCGGATTAATCGACAAGAGCATGTATGGTCTCTTAATATACTCAGATTTAGTTATTGCAGATATTACCACATTTAATCCAAATGCAATTTATGAACTCGGCGTTAGGCATGCTGCAAAACCTTTTTCGACAATAATTATGAAAGAGAAAGACGGAAATATTCCTTTCGACATAAATCACAATAAAACTTTTACTTATTCTCATATGGGAGAAGACATAGGAGTAACTGAAGCAGAAAGATGTAGAACACAATTAACAAAACTGATTACAGAAGTAGATAAATCCAAGGAAGTTGACAGTCCATTATTCCAACACATACAATCTGTAAAACCATATATTTTACCCGAAGAAGAATATATTCAAATTATTAAAGATTTAGCCGATAAAGAGAAAACTATTTTTGCTCTTGTGGAGCAAGCTAAATTAGAAATGTTAAATAGTAATTTTGAAGAAGCGGCAAAATATTGGAAAAAAGCTATTGAAAAAATTCAGGATGATACTTATTTTATTCAGCAATTAGCAGTATGTACATATAAGAATAAGAATGTAGACGAGAATATTGCCCTAACAGATGCTTTAACAATTATCAACAAATTAGAGCCTGAAGGACGAACAACAAATGATCCTGAAACTCTAGGGGTAACTGGTGCAATTTACAAACGTTTATGGTTGAAAAATGATGCTACAATTGAATACTTAGACAGAGCAATTAAGTATTATAAAAAGGGCTTTACAATTAATTCATATTATTACACAGGAGAAAATTATGCATTATGCCTAGATTTCAAATCAGAAACAACAACAAATTCAGATGAAAAAATTTACTATAAATTGGAGGCGCAAAAAACTAGAGAATCAATTATTGAAATAATTGAAGAACTGGAAAATGATGACGATTTTCTAAAAAGAAGTGATTTAAAATGGATTTATGCTACATTGTCAAATTGTTATTTAGCTTTAAACAATCAAGCTCTTCATAAAGAATATGAACAAAAGTTTTATGAACTCACTAATGTGAATTGGGAAAAAGAAACATATGAAAAATCTAGAGAGCACATTATAAATTTGAAAAAATAA
- a CDS encoding thiamine phosphate synthase — MYNKLQYISQGESAEEQLYNIHEALDNGCDWIQLRFKNQKPKKTFALAEAVKFLCEEYLANFIINDNVHLAKQVNADGVHLGLSDMDISEARAILGRTKIIGATANTFEDIVRQTNNGCDYIGLGPFQFTKTKDKLSPILSLEGYSSIITQMKQSQIEIPVYAIGGITLEDVNNLMTTGIHGIAVSGIITKSDKKQQLITQLNEILYGSVTI, encoded by the coding sequence ATGTATAACAAACTGCAATACATCTCACAGGGAGAAAGCGCCGAAGAACAATTGTACAATATTCATGAGGCATTAGACAATGGCTGTGACTGGATCCAACTGCGATTTAAAAATCAGAAACCAAAAAAAACATTTGCTTTGGCGGAAGCCGTAAAATTTTTGTGTGAAGAATACTTAGCAAATTTCATTATCAACGACAATGTTCATTTGGCCAAACAAGTCAATGCAGATGGCGTTCATCTTGGCCTTTCGGATATGGATATTAGCGAAGCCAGAGCTATTTTGGGCAGGACAAAAATCATAGGAGCTACGGCAAATACTTTTGAAGACATTGTTCGTCAAACCAACAATGGCTGCGATTATATTGGGTTAGGCCCTTTTCAATTCACAAAAACCAAAGACAAACTCAGTCCCATACTAAGCTTGGAAGGCTATAGTTCCATAATTACACAAATGAAACAATCGCAAATTGAAATCCCTGTTTATGCCATTGGCGGAATTACTTTGGAAGATGTCAATAATTTAATGACAACCGGAATCCATGGTATTGCCGTTTCGGGCATTATTACCAAAAGCGACAAAAAACAACAACTTATTACTCAACTTAACGAAATACTATATGGCAGTGTCACTATTTAA
- a CDS encoding thiamine phosphate synthase: protein MIVITNPIPIANEISTIHSLFENGLELLHVRKPNFSVEDMITFITEIKSDLRKQLVLHSHHQLASVFGINRIHFSESERKKKDKLTLETYKTKGFHLSASVHSIEDFNALENIFEYAFLSPVFPSISKENYSSKINLFEAIKNRTDFKTKLIALGGIESKNIKQTLENGFDDVALLGTIWNQNNPIENFKSCQQIVHSF, encoded by the coding sequence ATGATTGTAATCACAAATCCAATTCCGATAGCTAATGAAATCAGTACGATTCATTCTCTTTTTGAGAACGGATTGGAATTACTTCATGTTCGGAAGCCAAATTTTTCGGTAGAAGATATGATAACTTTCATAACGGAAATAAAATCGGATTTGAGAAAACAATTGGTTTTACACAGTCATCATCAGTTGGCTTCAGTATTTGGCATCAATCGAATTCACTTTAGCGAAAGCGAAAGAAAAAAGAAAGACAAATTAACTTTGGAAACATACAAAACAAAAGGATTTCATTTATCAGCTTCGGTTCATTCGATAGAGGATTTCAATGCTTTGGAAAATATTTTTGAATATGCTTTTTTGAGTCCAGTTTTTCCAAGTATCTCGAAAGAGAATTATTCCTCAAAAATAAATTTGTTCGAAGCCATTAAAAACAGGACTGATTTTAAAACAAAACTCATCGCTTTGGGCGGAATAGAATCTAAAAACATCAAACAAACATTAGAAAATGGGTTTGATGATGTCGCCTTGTTAGGAACCATTTGGAATCAAAACAATCCAATTGAAAATTTTAAATCATGTCAGCAAATCGTCCATTCGTTTTAA
- a CDS encoding flavin reductase family protein, with amino-acid sequence MITVDPKSIDTVKLQGYLQSAVGPRPIAFASTIGKNGVPNLSPFSFFNVFSSNPPILIFSPARRVRDNTVKHTLINAEANSEVVINVVNYDMVQQTSLASTEYAEGVDEFLKSGFTPIPSEVVKPYRVKESPVQFECKVTQIIALGTEGGAGNLILCEVLRIHINEAVLNENGAIDQHKIDLVSRMGGNWYSRSNQGLFEVPKPLTTLGIGVDAIPDFVKSSSVFDGNDLGMLGNIESLPTKEEVSIFVDQNFSVKAVLSSDDLEKQHLEAKKYLLDNDVLSAWKVLLAKKIKSK; translated from the coding sequence ATGATTACCGTCGATCCAAAAAGCATTGATACTGTAAAACTGCAAGGATATTTGCAAAGTGCTGTCGGGCCACGGCCTATTGCTTTTGCGAGTACTATTGGGAAAAATGGTGTACCAAATTTGTCGCCCTTTAGTTTTTTCAATGTTTTCAGTTCTAATCCGCCGATATTGATTTTTTCACCGGCAAGGCGTGTGAGAGATAACACGGTTAAACACACTTTAATCAATGCCGAGGCCAATTCTGAAGTTGTTATCAACGTTGTGAATTATGATATGGTGCAGCAGACTTCTTTGGCCAGCACAGAGTATGCTGAAGGAGTTGATGAGTTTCTAAAATCCGGATTTACACCAATTCCATCAGAAGTAGTAAAACCATACAGGGTAAAAGAATCGCCCGTGCAGTTTGAGTGCAAAGTGACGCAGATAATTGCTTTGGGAACCGAGGGCGGCGCCGGAAATTTAATTCTTTGCGAAGTATTACGTATCCATATCAATGAAGCAGTTCTTAATGAAAATGGAGCCATCGATCAGCATAAGATTGATTTGGTTTCCAGAATGGGCGGTAATTGGTATTCCAGATCCAACCAAGGACTTTTTGAGGTGCCAAAACCGCTTACAACTCTTGGGATTGGAGTAGATGCTATTCCTGATTTTGTAAAGAGCAGTTCGGTCTTTGATGGGAACGATTTAGGGATGTTAGGGAACATTGAATCCTTGCCTACTAAAGAGGAAGTTAGTATATTTGTAGACCAAAATTTTTCGGTAAAGGCTGTTTTGAGCTCAGATGACCTTGAAAAACAGCACTTGGAAGCCAAAAAATATCTTTTGGACAATGATGTACTTTCGGCATGGAAAGTACTTTTAGCAAAGAAAATAAAATCTAAGTAG
- a CDS encoding sensor histidine kinase, whose protein sequence is MNFSENSNPIRWIIIFISFLIIAIILWNTYTFFQIFKNEERVKMHLWATATKTLINAQENTEVDLPLQIFDNNTTIPVVLTENDSIINSKNVDEEILKNKTKATEYLNELKSQNEPIKIIYAPGKSQELYYGNSSLIAKLKYYPIALSLIIVLCGILIYNFYLSHKISTQNKLWAGMAKETAHQIGTPLSSLIGWLEILKMENIDDSITIEIEKDIERLQTITDRFSKIGSEPKLELRDAVEETKQSYNYLISRFSDRIEFSFKGPSKPINIMLNPTLHSWTIENLIKNAIDAMKGRGKLSMDIEEDAHHIKINVTDTGSGIPKKEFHRIFETGFTTKKRGWGLGLSLTKRIVEEYHKGTIKVLHSEIGKGTTMQISLRKS, encoded by the coding sequence ATGAATTTTTCCGAAAATAGCAACCCAATACGTTGGATCATTATTTTTATCTCCTTTTTGATAATTGCCATTATCCTTTGGAATACCTATACTTTTTTCCAGATTTTCAAAAATGAAGAAAGAGTAAAAATGCATCTTTGGGCTACTGCAACAAAGACTTTAATCAATGCTCAGGAAAATACAGAAGTCGATTTACCGCTTCAAATTTTCGACAACAACACCACTATTCCAGTGGTTTTAACCGAAAATGACAGTATTATAAATTCTAAAAATGTTGACGAGGAAATCTTAAAAAACAAAACCAAAGCTACCGAATATCTAAACGAATTAAAAAGTCAAAACGAGCCTATCAAAATTATTTATGCTCCTGGAAAATCACAAGAATTGTATTATGGTAACTCCTCATTGATTGCCAAACTGAAGTATTACCCAATCGCTTTGTCGCTTATCATTGTTTTGTGTGGTATTCTTATTTATAATTTTTACCTCAGCCATAAAATATCTACCCAAAACAAGTTATGGGCAGGAATGGCCAAAGAAACAGCCCATCAAATAGGGACTCCGCTTTCGTCTTTAATTGGTTGGCTGGAGATTTTAAAAATGGAAAATATTGATGATTCGATTACTATTGAAATCGAAAAAGACATCGAACGATTGCAAACGATTACTGATAGATTTTCTAAAATTGGCTCTGAACCCAAATTAGAATTAAGAGATGCTGTTGAAGAAACCAAACAATCTTACAACTATCTAATTTCACGTTTTTCTGATCGCATTGAATTTTCGTTTAAAGGGCCTTCAAAACCTATAAACATAATGCTAAACCCGACATTGCACAGTTGGACTATAGAAAATCTGATCAAAAATGCTATTGATGCAATGAAAGGTAGAGGAAAACTGTCTATGGACATAGAAGAAGACGCGCATCATATAAAAATTAATGTAACAGATACCGGCAGCGGTATCCCAAAAAAAGAATTCCACCGTATTTTCGAAACTGGTTTTACCACCAAAAAAAGAGGTTGGGGTCTCGGACTTTCGTTAACCAAAAGAATTGTAGAAGAATACCACAAAGGAACCATCAAAGTACTGCATTCTGAAATAGGAAAAGGAACTACAATGCAAATTAGTTTGAGGAAAAGCTGA
- the thiS gene encoding sulfur carrier protein ThiS, which translates to MELKINNQIKQFALDSLTVQALLDLEIPEKQNGIALAINNTVIPKSDWNSHLIQETDDILIISATQGG; encoded by the coding sequence ATGGAACTCAAAATAAATAATCAAATCAAACAATTTGCCCTTGACAGTCTCACTGTGCAGGCGCTTCTTGACTTGGAAATTCCCGAAAAACAAAACGGAATTGCCCTAGCCATAAACAATACAGTAATTCCAAAATCCGATTGGAATTCCCACCTCATACAAGAAACCGACGACATCCTAATCATATCAGCCACACAAGGCGGATGA
- a CDS encoding thiazole synthase: MAVSLFKIGDKTLESRLFLGTGKFGSNIEMEEAILASESELVTVALKRIDLETDTDAILNHLKHPRINLLPNTSGARNAKEAIFAAQLAREALETNWLKLEIHPDPKYLMPDPIETLRATEELAKLGFIVLPYIHADPVLCKHLENAGTSAVMPLGSPIGSNKGLKTIDFLEIIIEQSKVPVIIDAGIGAPSDAAKAMEIGADAVLVNTAIAVAGNPKLMAEAFKDAVISGRKAFEAKLGQQNKQAVASSPLTAFLYE, from the coding sequence ATGGCAGTGTCACTATTTAAAATCGGAGACAAAACATTAGAATCGAGACTTTTTTTAGGCACCGGAAAATTTGGTTCCAATATAGAAATGGAGGAAGCAATATTGGCTTCCGAAAGCGAATTGGTAACCGTGGCATTGAAAAGAATCGATTTGGAAACAGATACTGATGCTATTTTAAATCACTTAAAGCATCCTAGAATCAATTTATTGCCCAATACTTCAGGAGCAAGAAATGCCAAAGAAGCGATTTTCGCAGCGCAACTCGCCCGAGAAGCATTGGAAACCAATTGGCTGAAACTCGAAATCCATCCGGATCCAAAGTACTTAATGCCCGATCCTATCGAAACCCTGAGAGCCACCGAAGAATTGGCAAAATTGGGATTCATCGTTTTGCCGTACATCCACGCCGATCCGGTTTTATGCAAGCATTTGGAAAATGCGGGAACTTCTGCAGTAATGCCACTAGGTTCCCCAATTGGAAGTAACAAAGGATTAAAAACTATCGATTTTTTAGAAATCATAATCGAACAGAGTAAAGTTCCCGTAATTATTGATGCAGGAATAGGTGCGCCGTCAGATGCCGCAAAAGCTATGGAAATAGGAGCCGATGCAGTATTGGTCAACACCGCAATTGCCGTGGCCGGAAATCCAAAACTGATGGCCGAAGCCTTTAAAGATGCCGTAATTTCAGGAAGAAAAGCATTTGAAGCAAAACTCGGGCAACAGAACAAACAAGCGGTAGCTTCGAGTCCTTTGACGGCGTTTTTATATGAGTAA
- the aat gene encoding leucyl/phenylalanyl-tRNA--protein transferase, whose product MYYCLSKTLYFPPVYEADSDGILAFGGDLSPERLRLAYNSGIFPWFNEGEPIIWWAPNPRMVLFLDELIVSKSMRNVLNRNIFTVTFNQNFRDVISNCRQVKRNGQTGTWITNEMIEAYCKLNELGMAKSVEVWQNNQLVGGLYGIDLGHVFCGESMFSLVSNASKVAFIALVNQLKDQNYRLLDCQVYNEHLESLGCREIEREAFMAILKNIDLTPASAGGRNE is encoded by the coding sequence ATGTATTATTGTCTATCTAAAACATTGTATTTTCCCCCAGTTTACGAGGCTGATAGTGATGGAATTCTTGCCTTTGGTGGGGATTTGTCGCCCGAGCGGTTGCGGCTTGCCTACAACAGCGGAATTTTTCCCTGGTTTAATGAAGGAGAACCTATTATTTGGTGGGCGCCCAATCCCAGAATGGTTTTGTTTTTGGATGAATTGATTGTTTCCAAAAGCATGCGAAACGTTTTGAACCGAAATATTTTTACAGTTACATTCAACCAGAATTTTAGGGATGTGATTTCCAATTGTCGGCAGGTAAAACGCAATGGACAAACCGGAACTTGGATTACCAATGAAATGATTGAAGCCTATTGCAAACTCAATGAATTAGGAATGGCAAAATCGGTTGAAGTCTGGCAAAACAATCAGCTTGTCGGCGGATTGTACGGAATTGACTTGGGACATGTTTTCTGTGGAGAAAGTATGTTTTCGTTGGTTTCCAATGCTTCCAAAGTAGCTTTTATCGCTTTGGTAAACCAACTGAAAGACCAAAATTACCGCTTATTGGACTGCCAGGTTTACAATGAGCATCTTGAAAGTTTGGGCTGCAGGGAAATAGAAAGAGAGGCTTTTATGGCAATTTTAAAAAATATTGATTTGACTCCAGCTTCAGCTGGAGGAAGAAATGAATAA
- a CDS encoding DNA-3-methyladenine glycosylase I translates to MQKELIRCGWCNSSELYQKYHDEEWGVPVYEDHKLFEFLLLETFQAGLSWITILNKRENFRNAFDAFDYKKIANYSEDKIQDLLQDPGIIRNQLKVRSAVSNAIAFIKVQEEFGSFSKYIWGFVDGKPIINNRKSLSEVQATTPLSDTISKDLKKRGFKFVGSTVVYAHMQATGMVNDHVEDCWTRKQ, encoded by the coding sequence ATGCAAAAAGAACTTATAAGATGCGGTTGGTGCAATTCCAGCGAATTATACCAAAAATACCATGATGAAGAATGGGGTGTTCCTGTTTATGAAGACCATAAGCTTTTCGAATTTCTTCTACTGGAAACTTTTCAGGCAGGATTGAGCTGGATTACCATACTTAACAAAAGAGAGAATTTCAGAAATGCCTTTGACGCATTCGACTATAAAAAAATAGCCAACTATTCCGAGGACAAAATTCAGGATCTACTGCAAGACCCAGGCATTATTCGTAATCAACTAAAAGTTCGTTCGGCAGTCTCCAATGCCATTGCCTTCATTAAAGTTCAAGAAGAATTCGGGAGCTTCTCCAAATACATTTGGGGCTTTGTCGATGGAAAACCCATCATAAACAACCGAAAAAGTTTAAGTGAAGTACAGGCCACAACTCCTCTTTCGGATACCATCAGCAAAGATTTAAAAAAACGCGGATTCAAATTCGTAGGTTCCACCGTAGTGTACGCCCACATGCAGGCCACAGGCATGGTCAACGATCACGTAGAAGACTGTTGGACAAGAAAACAGTAA